A stretch of Candidatus Eremiobacteraceae bacterium DNA encodes these proteins:
- the rplC gene encoding 50S ribosomal protein L3 — protein sequence MKNIIGRKLGMTNVFTEDGRYVPVTVIAAGPCSVIERKALDKDGYDAVVLGFEDAKHKQLTKPQRGRFEKLNTAPKAVLREFRDDLGDAKAGDTVTVEAFAAGDKVDVIGTSKGRGYAGIIKRWNGSGGGASHGSMIHRQPASNGDTNAAKTVKGSHRPGHLGVERVTSLNLEVVSADAERNLLLVSGAVPGGRNTIVLVRPSVKAKAK from the coding sequence ATGAAGAACATCATCGGTCGCAAGCTCGGCATGACCAACGTGTTCACGGAAGACGGACGTTACGTGCCCGTCACCGTGATCGCCGCCGGCCCATGCTCTGTGATCGAACGCAAAGCGCTTGACAAAGACGGCTACGACGCGGTTGTGCTTGGCTTCGAAGATGCCAAGCACAAGCAGCTGACCAAGCCGCAGCGCGGCCGCTTCGAGAAGCTCAACACCGCGCCCAAAGCGGTGCTGCGCGAGTTCCGCGACGACTTGGGCGATGCCAAAGCGGGCGACACCGTCACCGTCGAGGCGTTCGCGGCAGGCGATAAGGTCGACGTGATCGGCACGAGCAAAGGGCGCGGTTACGCCGGCATCATCAAACGTTGGAACGGATCGGGCGGCGGCGCGAGCCACGGCTCGATGATCCATCGCCAGCCGGCGTCCAACGGCGACACCAACGCGGCCAAGACCGTCAAAGGCAGCCACCGTCCAGGGCATCTGGGTGTCGAGCGCGTCACTTCGCTCAATCTCGAGGTCGTCAGCGCGGATGCCGAGCGCAACCTGTTGCTGGTGAGCGGCGCGGTCCCCGGCGGGCGCAACACGATCGTGCTCGTCCGGCCGTCCGTGAAAGCGAAGGCCAAATGA